In Pedobacter sp. W3I1, one DNA window encodes the following:
- a CDS encoding lytic transglycosylase domain-containing protein — protein MLKKHIVPFAVVATLFILAKVFAYQMPLAQKSLLKEEKLNTTIPKSDSLKVESAEKPLSLMAQLNFAEETLPLGDKKVERKMKKILAAHTYGNTQTNKLHAKAAKWFPVIEPILAAYGIPNDFKYLALVESGMAEGVSPKGAAGIWQFMPGTARTYGLRVNGNVDERYNLRKSTIAACKYIKEMYKGLESWTLVAAAYNVGDGRLRKQINNQNQDNYYKMKLNRETGGYVYKVISMKQIMEHPKRYGYEKPRVLLAYNAE, from the coding sequence ATGTTAAAGAAACACATCGTACCATTTGCGGTAGTGGCAACACTATTTATTTTGGCAAAAGTGTTCGCTTACCAAATGCCCTTAGCACAAAAAAGTCTTTTAAAAGAAGAAAAATTAAACACTACAATACCCAAATCTGATAGCCTGAAAGTTGAAAGTGCGGAAAAGCCGCTATCTTTAATGGCACAGTTAAATTTTGCAGAAGAAACCTTGCCGTTAGGCGATAAAAAGGTAGAACGCAAAATGAAAAAAATCCTTGCAGCACACACTTACGGAAACACACAAACCAATAAATTGCATGCAAAAGCAGCAAAATGGTTTCCTGTAATTGAACCCATTCTCGCTGCCTACGGAATTCCTAACGATTTTAAGTATTTGGCCCTGGTCGAATCTGGAATGGCGGAAGGAGTTTCTCCAAAAGGCGCAGCCGGAATCTGGCAGTTTATGCCTGGCACAGCCCGTACTTATGGATTAAGAGTAAACGGAAATGTTGATGAACGCTATAATCTGCGTAAATCGACTATCGCTGCCTGCAAATACATTAAAGAAATGTATAAAGGTTTAGAAAGCTGGACATTGGTAGCTGCGGCTTACAATGTTGGCGACGGACGCTTACGCAAGCAGATCAATAATCAAAATCAGGATAATTACTACAAAATGAAGCTAAACCGCGAAACCGGAGGCTATGTTTATAAGGTAATTTCTATGAAACAGATTATGGAACATCCGAAACGTTACGGTTACGAAAAACCGAGAGTATTATTGGCCTACAACGCCGAATAA
- a CDS encoding KTSC domain-containing protein, protein MKKIVDYRKLLSVDKDAELKELKSVYRTLMKDCHPDKFQQEEEKLDAEARSKEIIEAYHFLVSIAPETREQNIETYTQTTTLSNIQDFEYKQQVLNIQFFDGSAYEYFDVPKAIYVKLVNADSPGRFARRHIFNEFPYRNVARVAEPA, encoded by the coding sequence ATGAAGAAAATAGTTGATTACAGAAAGCTTTTGAGCGTAGATAAAGATGCTGAATTAAAAGAGCTTAAATCTGTGTACCGTACATTGATGAAAGATTGTCACCCTGATAAATTTCAGCAGGAAGAAGAGAAATTAGATGCAGAAGCTAGGAGTAAAGAAATTATCGAAGCTTATCATTTCCTGGTAAGTATTGCGCCAGAAACACGCGAGCAGAATATCGAAACATACACGCAAACTACTACCTTATCGAATATTCAGGATTTCGAATACAAACAACAGGTTTTAAATATCCAGTTTTTTGATGGAAGTGCTTACGAATATTTCGATGTGCCAAAAGCAATTTATGTGAAATTGGTTAACGCCGATTCTCCAGGCCGTTTTGCCCGTAGACATATTTTTAATGAATTCCCTTATCGCAATGTAGCCAGGGTTGCAGAACCAGCATAA
- a CDS encoding ferredoxin--NADP reductase, with protein sequence MFKLRINKIINQPGDNITFQFEEVDQPYPKYLAGQFISLIFQGKHKEIRRSYSFNSSPDVDEPLAITVKRVENGEISRFLHHKTSVNDILLALEPQGMFSYLPDENLERDLFLFAAGVGITPLFSILKTALVREKKSLITLVYSNRSMEETLFYDELIEWQNKYPERLKIVWVFSNSKNLMTARLNKFYIEKLIKEHLHFDRNDALYYSCGPIIYMDLCRITLLGMGFDIKQIKRETFVLPEDEVDEDDGSAEKVVDKNTYSVVLNFKGETYHLDVPWPKRILDVALENKIRLPYSCRGGVCSTCVANCTKGGVRMDYNEVLTDDELERGRVLVCTGHPTENGTTIEW encoded by the coding sequence ATGTTCAAACTGCGTATCAATAAAATCATAAATCAGCCTGGCGATAATATTACTTTTCAATTTGAGGAGGTAGACCAACCATATCCAAAGTATTTAGCAGGTCAGTTTATTTCATTGATTTTTCAGGGAAAACATAAGGAAATAAGGAGGTCGTATTCTTTTAATAGCTCACCTGATGTGGATGAGCCTTTAGCGATTACCGTAAAAAGAGTGGAAAACGGAGAGATTTCGAGATTTTTGCACCATAAAACTTCGGTAAACGATATTCTCTTAGCGCTAGAACCACAAGGAATGTTCAGCTATTTGCCTGATGAAAACCTGGAACGTGATCTTTTTCTGTTCGCTGCAGGTGTCGGGATCACGCCATTATTCTCGATTTTGAAAACGGCCTTAGTGCGTGAGAAAAAATCGTTGATCACATTAGTATATAGTAACCGATCAATGGAAGAAACTTTGTTTTATGATGAACTGATCGAATGGCAAAACAAATATCCTGAAAGGTTAAAGATTGTTTGGGTTTTTAGTAATAGCAAAAACTTAATGACGGCCAGACTGAACAAATTCTATATCGAAAAGTTAATTAAAGAGCATTTACATTTTGATCGAAATGATGCACTTTATTATAGCTGCGGGCCGATAATTTACATGGATTTATGCCGGATTACTTTGCTTGGTATGGGTTTCGATATTAAACAGATTAAAAGAGAAACCTTTGTATTGCCAGAAGACGAGGTGGATGAAGATGATGGTTCGGCAGAAAAGGTGGTAGATAAAAATACCTATTCGGTCGTTTTAAACTTTAAAGGAGAAACTTACCATCTTGATGTGCCATGGCCAAAAAGAATTTTGGATGTTGCACTCGAAAATAAAATCAGACTCCCATATAGCTGTCGTGGAGGCGTGTGTAGTACCTGTGTGGCCAATTGTACCAAAGGTGGTGTAAGAATGGATTATAACGAAGTGCTTACCGATGATGAATTGGAAAGGGGTAGGGTGTTAGTTTGTACCGGGCACCCGACGGAAAATGGAACAACGATAGAGTGGTAA
- a CDS encoding pseudouridine synthase, with amino-acid sequence MINKNNRNSRDDKSKPGSRKTEGRSSSAGSDRRRSDDKDSKFKKSSDSKDGFKPRSSDGKDFKSKSFGDKKDFRPRTGDRDFKSKDGESKGFKFGDREFKSRDNNSNSEDRSFKPREGGSRDYKPRTGDRDFKSREGGSRDYKPRTGDRDFKPREGGARDYKPRTGERDFKSKDGDSRDFKPRTGDRDFKPREGGSRDYKPRTGDRDFKSKDGGPRDFKPREGGYKDFKSRGKSDDFKPSAGSSRDVKPKEPREGDTRPFRKREDQPRDTEFNRPERTVIAQGRKTNEDKGLIRLNRYISNAGICSRRKADELIAAGIITVNGEAITELGHKVDPAKDLVRYNGELLKREKKVYVLLNKPKDYITTTDDPQERRTVMQLVDKASRERIYPVGRLDRNTTGLLLMTNDGDLADKLSHPKNGITKIYNIELDKALSQGDLNKIAFGLELEDGLIKPDNISYVAGGTKKEIGIQIHSGKNRIVRRIFEHLGYNVEKLDRVVYGNLTKKDLPRGRWRYLEDHELIQIKHLIK; translated from the coding sequence ATGATAAATAAAAACAACAGGAACAGTCGGGATGACAAGTCCAAACCAGGCAGTCGGAAAACAGAAGGCAGAAGTAGTTCAGCCGGGTCTGACAGAAGAAGATCAGACGACAAAGACAGCAAATTCAAAAAATCATCCGATTCAAAAGACGGCTTCAAACCTAGAAGTTCAGACGGTAAAGATTTCAAATCAAAATCTTTCGGAGACAAAAAAGACTTCAGACCAAGAACGGGAGACCGTGATTTTAAATCGAAAGATGGAGAATCGAAGGGATTCAAATTTGGAGACCGCGAATTTAAATCAAGAGACAATAACTCAAATTCAGAAGACCGCAGTTTCAAACCCAGAGAAGGTGGATCGAGAGATTACAAACCAAGAACGGGAGATCGTGATTTCAAATCGAGAGAGGGAGGATCAAGAGACTATAAACCGAGAACAGGAGACAGAGATTTTAAACCCAGAGAAGGTGGTGCAAGAGATTATAAGCCAAGAACAGGAGAACGCGATTTCAAATCTAAGGATGGAGATTCGAGAGATTTTAAACCGAGAACTGGCGACCGCGACTTTAAACCTAGAGAAGGCGGATCAAGAGATTACAAACCAAGAACAGGCGACCGTGATTTCAAATCGAAAGATGGTGGGCCAAGAGATTTCAAACCGAGAGAAGGTGGTTACAAAGATTTTAAATCAAGAGGCAAATCAGATGATTTCAAGCCAAGTGCCGGAAGTTCAAGAGATGTAAAACCTAAAGAACCAAGGGAAGGTGATACTCGTCCGTTTAGAAAACGCGAGGATCAACCAAGAGATACAGAATTTAACCGCCCGGAGCGTACTGTAATTGCCCAGGGTCGCAAAACCAATGAAGACAAAGGCTTAATTCGCCTTAACAGATATATTTCAAATGCAGGCATCTGCTCCCGTCGTAAGGCTGATGAGCTAATTGCTGCCGGCATTATTACGGTAAACGGAGAAGCCATTACCGAATTAGGGCATAAAGTTGACCCGGCAAAAGATTTAGTGCGTTACAACGGAGAGCTATTGAAACGCGAGAAAAAAGTTTACGTTTTATTGAACAAACCAAAAGACTACATCACCACTACCGACGATCCGCAGGAACGCCGTACGGTAATGCAATTGGTTGACAAAGCGAGCCGTGAACGTATTTATCCGGTTGGCCGTTTAGATCGCAACACCACAGGTTTATTGTTGATGACTAACGATGGTGATTTAGCAGATAAATTATCCCATCCTAAAAACGGTATCACCAAAATTTACAATATTGAGTTAGATAAAGCTTTATCACAAGGTGATTTAAACAAAATTGCTTTTGGTTTAGAGCTGGAAGATGGATTGATTAAACCGGATAACATTTCTTACGTTGCGGGTGGAACCAAAAAAGAAATCGGCATCCAGATCCACAGCGGTAAAAACAGAATTGTTCGCCGTATTTTCGAACACCTGGGCTACAATGTTGAAAAATTAGATCGTGTTGTATATGGCAATTTAACCAAGAAAGACCTACCTCGTGGCAGATGGCGCTATCTTGAAGATCATGAATTGATCCAGATTAAACATTTAATAAAATAA
- the uvrA gene encoding excinuclease ABC subunit UvrA: protein MSNKSIDLGEQKDVEVYGARVHNLKNIDVSFPRNQLVVITGLSGSGKSSLAFDTIYAEGQRRYMETFSAYSRQFMGGMERPDVDKVSGLSPVIAIEQKTTSKNPRSTVGTITEIYDFMRLLYARVADAYSYNTGEKMERMSEDQILQNIFNKFDGVAVNILAPVVKGRKGHYRELFEQIRKQGYVKVRVDGEIKDISAKMQVDRYKIHDIEVVIDRLIIDVKDKKRLLDSLQIAMKMGKGVIKISDKDNNVAHFSKFLMCPTTGISYDEPQPNSFSFNSPYGACERCDGLGYIFVVDKESVIPNPKLSILNGGLAPLGEYRDIWMFQVLKALAKKYNFSLSTPIEKLGDEVINIILNGTHDLINVAVEYNKWNVQNYNITFDGIIKMLEEQNEKRGEAAVDDMETFRKLKTCPECNGARLKKESLHFKVDGKNIFELSSMDIFNLNTWFEKVDERLTDRQNIIAKEILKEIKARIGFLTDVGLTYLTLDRTARTLSGGEAQRIRLATQIGSQLMNVMYILDEPSIGLHQRDNERLINALKNLRDLGNTVLVVEHDKDMILEADWVIDVGPGAGIHGGTVVAEGTAADILKSKTLTADYLNGKKKIETPKTRRKGNGHKLSIIKATGHNLKEVSVDFPLGKFIAVTGVSGSGKSSLITETLYPILNHHFFRAKKQPLPYEKINGLKEIDKVIEIDQAPIGRTPRSNPSTYTGVFSDIRNLFVQLPEAKIRGYKPGRFSFNVKGGRCETCQGAGLKVIEMNFLPDVQVPCEECGGRRYNRETLEVRFRGKSISDVLDMSIEDACNFFENIPIIYRKIKTLKDVGLGYITLGQSSVTLSGGEAQRVKLATELSKKDTGKTFYILDEPTTGLHFEDINVLLGVLQELVDKGNTILVIEHNLDVVKVADWVIDLGEEGGAGGGRILFEGTPEGLIQNPISLTGKFLKKEMDWEKGFEKSGVSSPKSEVKVSKKKK from the coding sequence ATGAGCAATAAATCTATCGACCTCGGCGAGCAAAAAGATGTAGAAGTATATGGTGCGAGGGTACATAATTTAAAGAATATAGACGTTAGTTTTCCGCGAAACCAGCTTGTTGTTATAACGGGTTTAAGTGGTAGCGGCAAATCTTCACTGGCTTTTGATACCATTTACGCCGAAGGACAGCGCCGTTATATGGAAACATTTAGCGCTTATAGTCGCCAGTTTATGGGCGGAATGGAGCGCCCCGATGTAGATAAGGTTTCGGGTTTGAGTCCGGTTATTGCAATAGAGCAAAAAACCACCAGCAAAAACCCACGCTCTACGGTAGGTACCATTACCGAAATTTACGATTTTATGCGTTTGCTTTATGCGCGTGTTGCTGATGCCTATTCATACAATACCGGCGAGAAGATGGAGCGTATGAGTGAAGACCAGATCCTGCAGAATATCTTCAACAAATTTGATGGCGTAGCCGTAAATATCCTTGCGCCTGTTGTTAAAGGTAGAAAAGGGCATTACCGCGAGCTTTTTGAGCAGATTCGTAAACAGGGTTATGTAAAGGTTCGTGTAGATGGAGAAATAAAGGATATTTCTGCTAAAATGCAGGTAGATCGTTATAAAATTCACGATATCGAAGTGGTGATCGATCGCTTGATTATTGATGTGAAGGACAAAAAACGCCTGCTGGATTCATTGCAGATTGCTATGAAAATGGGTAAAGGCGTAATCAAAATCAGTGATAAGGATAACAACGTTGCGCATTTTAGTAAGTTTTTAATGTGCCCAACCACGGGTATTTCCTATGATGAACCCCAGCCGAACAGTTTTTCGTTTAACTCACCTTACGGTGCCTGCGAACGTTGTGATGGTTTGGGTTATATTTTCGTAGTGGATAAAGAATCGGTGATTCCGAATCCGAAGCTGAGTATTTTAAACGGTGGTTTAGCGCCTCTGGGTGAATACAGAGATATCTGGATGTTTCAGGTGTTAAAAGCCCTGGCTAAAAAATATAACTTTTCGCTTTCTACTCCGATCGAAAAATTGGGCGATGAAGTGATCAATATTATCTTAAACGGTACACACGATCTAATTAATGTAGCTGTTGAGTACAATAAATGGAACGTTCAGAATTATAATATCACCTTCGATGGTATTATTAAAATGCTCGAAGAGCAGAACGAAAAGCGGGGCGAGGCTGCGGTTGATGATATGGAAACTTTCCGTAAACTGAAAACCTGTCCGGAATGTAACGGCGCAAGGCTAAAGAAAGAAAGTTTGCATTTTAAGGTTGATGGTAAGAACATTTTCGAACTATCATCAATGGATATTTTCAACCTGAACACCTGGTTTGAAAAAGTAGATGAACGTCTTACCGACCGTCAGAACATTATTGCAAAGGAAATCTTAAAAGAGATTAAAGCCAGGATCGGTTTCTTAACTGATGTGGGTTTAACCTATTTAACGCTGGATAGAACAGCCCGTACACTTTCTGGTGGTGAGGCGCAACGGATTCGCTTGGCTACACAGATCGGTTCGCAGTTGATGAACGTGATGTACATTCTCGATGAGCCAAGTATCGGCTTGCACCAGCGCGATAACGAACGTTTGATCAATGCACTTAAAAATCTTCGTGATCTTGGAAATACCGTTTTGGTAGTGGAGCATGATAAGGATATGATTTTAGAAGCCGATTGGGTTATTGATGTTGGTCCGGGAGCAGGTATTCATGGCGGAACGGTAGTGGCAGAAGGAACAGCAGCAGATATCCTAAAATCGAAAACCTTAACAGCTGATTACCTCAACGGCAAAAAGAAAATTGAAACGCCAAAAACCCGCAGAAAAGGCAATGGACATAAATTATCAATTATTAAAGCCACCGGGCATAATTTAAAAGAGGTTTCGGTAGATTTTCCTTTGGGTAAGTTTATTGCGGTAACCGGTGTTTCAGGTAGTGGTAAATCGAGTTTGATTACCGAAACTTTGTATCCGATTTTAAATCACCATTTTTTCAGAGCGAAAAAACAACCTTTGCCTTACGAGAAAATTAACGGATTGAAAGAAATTGATAAGGTGATTGAAATCGATCAGGCGCCTATTGGCAGAACGCCTCGTTCTAATCCGTCTACTTATACCGGTGTTTTCTCTGATATCAGAAATCTGTTTGTACAGCTGCCTGAGGCGAAAATACGTGGCTATAAACCTGGTCGTTTCTCTTTTAACGTAAAAGGTGGCCGTTGCGAAACCTGCCAGGGCGCTGGTTTAAAGGTAATCGAAATGAATTTTTTGCCTGATGTACAGGTGCCTTGTGAAGAATGTGGGGGTAGAAGATACAACAGAGAAACTTTAGAAGTTCGTTTCCGTGGAAAATCGATTAGTGATGTGCTGGATATGAGTATCGAAGATGCCTGTAATTTCTTCGAAAACATTCCGATCATTTATAGAAAGATCAAAACATTGAAAGATGTTGGTTTAGGTTATATTACCTTAGGGCAATCGTCGGTTACCCTATCGGGAGGAGAGGCGCAGCGGGTTAAACTGGCTACCGAGCTTTCTAAAAAAGATACCGGAAAAACCTTCTACATTTTAGATGAACCTACAACAGGGCTTCATTTCGAAGATATTAATGTGCTTTTAGGTGTATTGCAAGAGCTGGTTGATAAAGGAAATACCATTTTGGTGATTGAACACAATTTAGATGTGGTTAAAGTGGCCGATTGGGTGATCGATCTAGGTGAAGAAGGCGGTGCTGGCGGCGGAAGGATTTTATTTGAAGGTACACCAGAAGGTTTAATCCAGAATCCGATTAGTTTAACCGGAAAGTTTTTGAAAAAGGAAATGGATTGGGAGAAGGGCTTCGAAAAGTCTGGAGTCAGTAGTCCGAAGTCTGAAGTCAAAGTGTCCAAGAAGAAGAAATAG
- a CDS encoding lactonase family protein yields MKKFSSLLILSILSTLTFAQKTNYNLIVGTYTAPGKSEGIYTYNFNTSTAVSTIKSITKNTANPSYLAISPDQKFVYVVNETGATSTVSAFKYNAATGDLTFLNKVDSHGADPCFITVDAKNVIVANYSGGSLAVFSRKADGALTEALQIIKHTGKSIDPKGRQESAHVHMVKFTPDHKYLIVNDLGEDRTYIYNYKPAAKENILTVKSIIKTNAGTGPRHITFSPNGKFAYLAHEFNGSITVFAYSNGSLTKLQEIGTTPKDFPGKVDGADIHVSADGKFLYETNRGDANSISAFSILPTGKLKFIETVSTLGKGPRNFTIDPTGKFLLIGHQYTNNIVIFNRNKTTGKLTDSGKRIDVGAPVCLVFN; encoded by the coding sequence ATGAAAAAATTTAGTTCATTGCTTATACTCTCTATATTATCAACCCTAACATTTGCGCAAAAAACCAATTACAACCTCATTGTTGGCACTTATACCGCACCAGGAAAAAGCGAAGGAATTTATACCTATAATTTTAACACCTCAACTGCAGTCTCAACGATAAAAAGCATCACAAAAAACACAGCTAACCCGAGTTATCTGGCCATCTCTCCTGATCAGAAATTTGTTTATGTAGTGAATGAAACCGGAGCGACCAGCACAGTCAGTGCTTTTAAATACAACGCAGCAACCGGCGATTTAACTTTTTTAAATAAGGTAGACAGCCATGGTGCTGATCCTTGTTTTATTACTGTTGATGCCAAAAATGTAATCGTGGCTAATTATAGCGGAGGCAGTTTAGCAGTATTTTCACGAAAAGCAGATGGAGCTTTAACCGAAGCTTTACAAATAATCAAACATACCGGAAAAAGCATAGATCCTAAAGGCAGACAAGAAAGCGCGCATGTACACATGGTTAAATTTACTCCAGACCACAAATATTTAATTGTTAACGATTTGGGAGAAGATCGAACTTATATCTACAACTACAAACCTGCCGCAAAAGAAAACATCCTCACCGTTAAATCAATAATTAAAACCAACGCGGGAACTGGTCCAAGGCACATCACTTTTAGTCCAAATGGAAAATTTGCCTACTTAGCGCACGAATTTAATGGGAGCATAACCGTTTTCGCCTATTCGAATGGAAGCTTAACCAAGCTTCAGGAAATTGGCACTACACCAAAAGATTTTCCCGGAAAAGTTGATGGTGCTGATATCCATGTTTCGGCTGATGGCAAATTTCTTTATGAAACCAACCGTGGAGACGCCAATAGCATTTCTGCCTTTTCAATTCTGCCGACCGGAAAATTGAAATTTATCGAAACAGTAAGCACACTGGGCAAAGGACCAAGAAACTTCACCATCGATCCGACTGGAAAATTTCTATTGATCGGCCATCAATACACGAATAACATCGTTATTTTTAACCGAAATAAAACCACAGGTAAATTAACCGATAGCGGCAAACGCATTGATGTCGGCGCACCAGTTTGTTTGGTTTTTAATTAA
- a CDS encoding SRPBCC domain-containing protein, giving the protein MENFDWTKFTIKIAVKAKLEDMYNAWTKAGEIEKWFLSEAEFSDENNVLLNKTRNVLKGDKYKWIWYLYDDIEKGTITEANGKDELQFTFAGECFVDIKLREEFEYTIVELTQRDIPLNDEAKRNIRLGCHNGWSFYLINLKSVYEGGLDLRNKDNRFKPMLNN; this is encoded by the coding sequence ATGGAAAACTTCGATTGGACAAAATTCACCATCAAGATTGCTGTTAAAGCGAAACTCGAGGACATGTACAATGCCTGGACAAAGGCCGGCGAAATTGAGAAATGGTTTTTAAGTGAGGCAGAATTTTCTGACGAGAATAACGTATTGCTCAATAAAACGCGAAACGTATTAAAAGGCGATAAATACAAATGGATCTGGTATCTGTATGATGATATTGAAAAAGGGACAATAACCGAAGCCAATGGCAAAGATGAGCTTCAATTTACTTTTGCAGGCGAATGTTTTGTTGATATTAAACTTAGAGAAGAGTTTGAATACACCATTGTGGAGTTGACCCAGAGGGACATCCCCTTAAATGATGAGGCAAAAAGAAACATTCGACTAGGTTGCCATAACGGCTGGAGTTTCTATTTGATTAATCTAAAATCTGTTTATGAAGGCGGGTTGGACTTAAGAAATAAGGATAACCGCTTTAAACCCATGCTGAATAATTGA
- the bshA gene encoding N-acetyl-alpha-D-glucosaminyl L-malate synthase BshA: MKIGIVCYPTFGGSGVVATELGKALANEGHQVHFITYSQPARLDFFSANLFYHEVSVRDYPLFDYAPYESALASKLVDVVRFEQLDVLHVHYAIPHASAAFMAKQILASYGIHIPVVTTLHGTDITLVGKDPTYKPVVTFSINQSDGVTTVSEDLKEDTYNHFEITKEIKVIPNFIDFSRFSLQAKGHFKKAIAPNNERILIHTSNFRKVKRTADVIRIFEKVQAVIPSKLLMVGDGPERAYDEQLCRSLNICENVRFLGKQDAVEEILSVSDLFLMPSESESFGLAALEAMACKVPAITTNAGGLPELNVDGFCGYMSNVGDVDAMAAHAIEILKDDETLNRFKENAFARAQDFDLKKILPIYVNYYKEVIENSLQAKY, from the coding sequence ATGAAGATAGGAATTGTTTGCTACCCCACTTTTGGCGGTAGTGGAGTAGTTGCAACAGAGCTTGGCAAGGCACTTGCTAACGAGGGTCATCAGGTTCACTTTATTACCTATAGTCAGCCAGCGAGGCTTGATTTCTTTTCTGCCAACCTGTTTTATCATGAGGTTTCGGTAAGAGATTATCCACTCTTCGATTATGCACCATACGAATCGGCTTTGGCCAGCAAACTGGTAGATGTTGTCCGTTTTGAACAGCTTGATGTGTTACATGTTCATTATGCCATTCCACATGCCTCTGCGGCATTTATGGCGAAGCAGATTTTGGCAAGCTACGGTATCCATATCCCTGTGGTAACTACTTTGCACGGTACCGATATTACTTTGGTGGGTAAAGATCCAACGTATAAACCTGTGGTTACCTTTTCTATTAATCAAAGCGATGGTGTAACTACAGTGTCGGAAGATTTGAAAGAAGATACCTATAACCATTTCGAGATTACAAAAGAAATTAAGGTAATCCCAAATTTTATAGATTTTTCGCGATTCAGTTTACAGGCAAAAGGTCACTTCAAAAAAGCAATTGCACCAAATAACGAAAGGATTTTAATCCACACCAGTAATTTCAGGAAAGTGAAACGTACGGCTGATGTGATTAGGATTTTCGAAAAAGTACAGGCGGTTATTCCGTCGAAACTGTTAATGGTAGGCGATGGACCTGAGCGTGCTTACGATGAGCAGCTTTGCAGATCGTTAAATATTTGCGAAAACGTAAGGTTTTTAGGCAAACAAGATGCGGTGGAAGAAATCTTATCAGTTTCAGATCTTTTCTTAATGCCATCAGAATCGGAGAGCTTCGGTTTAGCTGCGTTAGAAGCAATGGCCTGTAAAGTGCCGGCAATTACGACAAACGCCGGTGGTTTGCCTGAGCTTAACGTCGACGGATTTTGTGGTTATATGAGTAATGTTGGAGATGTAGATGCAATGGCAGCCCATGCCATTGAAATATTAAAAGATGATGAAACCCTGAATCGTTTCAAAGAAAATGCTTTTGCTAGGGCACAGGATTTTGATCTGAAAAAGATCCTCCCGATTTATGTTAACTATTATAAGGAAGTAATCGAAAACTCATTACAGGCTAAATATTAA
- a CDS encoding GIY-YIG nuclease family protein has translation MERGGCVYILTNHTHTVLYIGVTSDLYFRTVEHTKKKYPDSFTAKYNCIKLVYYEQFDSIEEAIAKEKQLKNWKRAWKINLINQNNSNWEDLFETLE, from the coding sequence ATGGAACGAGGCGGCTGCGTTTACATATTAACGAATCACACACATACGGTTTTGTATATCGGCGTAACATCCGATTTATATTTCAGGACAGTTGAGCACACGAAGAAGAAATATCCAGATTCATTTACAGCCAAATACAATTGTATCAAACTTGTTTATTACGAACAGTTCGATTCTATTGAGGAAGCCATTGCGAAAGAAAAACAGTTGAAAAACTGGAAGCGGGCCTGGAAAATTAATCTGATTAATCAAAATAACTCAAATTGGGAGGATTTGTTTGAAACCCTAGAATAA